A part of Legionella sainthelensi genomic DNA contains:
- a CDS encoding twin-arginine translocase TatA/TatE family subunit, which yields MSGEVLVILIVALIVFGPKKLPMLATHLGLLLRKMNQLKVQAAALWQQQLNEMQLHENQRKAKEADEQYKKEER from the coding sequence ATGAGTGGCGAAGTCTTAGTCATATTGATTGTTGCCCTAATTGTATTTGGCCCTAAAAAGCTACCTATGCTCGCAACACATTTGGGATTATTGCTAAGAAAAATGAATCAATTGAAAGTTCAAGCTGCTGCCTTATGGCAACAGCAACTTAATGAAATGCAATTACACGAAAATCAGCGTAAAGCTAAAGAGGCTGATGAGCAGTATAAAAAAGAAGAGCGCTGA
- the tatA gene encoding twin-arginine translocase TatA/TatE family subunit, giving the protein MGLSGISPLSLLLILVIVIILFGTSKLKTIGSDLGEAIRNFRKALNDDQPQTPKEDDKSL; this is encoded by the coding sequence ATGGGACTAAGTGGTATCAGCCCTCTTTCTTTATTATTAATCTTAGTAATTGTTATTATTCTTTTTGGTACTTCCAAATTAAAAACCATAGGTTCTGATCTTGGAGAAGCCATTCGCAATTTTCGTAAAGCACTGAACGACGATCAACCTCAAACACCCAAAGAGGATGACAAATCCTTATGA
- a CDS encoding ABC transporter permease — translation MKFSGHCQQALVNLTAAKLRSFLAVLGILVGTAAVVALISCGQLATEKALAQFKALGTDLLSVAVYSKTVGKGNQESVSIAQWEQLSERIPYIMDMAPYSTAYQSLSYQGKSMQGAVIGANEHLAKIVNIKLAAGHFVSFVDSYEHYCVIGGNLARQIREISFDEPIGKQLRIGQSLYTIIGIAEPWKENGFFNEDINQAVIVPLVGINLISKDAKVNNVILKLRPDSPIDEVIEEIKQIISSAAPKLNVFTRSPKQIIASMESQGQIFTLLLAVIGGISLLVGGIGVMNVMLVSVSERKKEIGIRKAVGAKNSEIQALFLVESVMLSLVGGVLGVLLGLIVTRILAYFSGWNFSIYFLPPVAGFLVSAATGIFFGFYPARRAAKLAPVISLRSD, via the coding sequence ATGAAATTTTCTGGGCATTGTCAACAAGCATTAGTCAACTTGACTGCTGCTAAATTACGTTCTTTTTTGGCTGTTTTAGGTATTTTAGTCGGTACTGCTGCAGTGGTCGCTTTGATTAGTTGTGGTCAATTAGCTACAGAAAAAGCTTTAGCACAATTTAAAGCATTAGGGACGGATTTGCTCTCAGTTGCTGTTTATTCAAAGACTGTAGGTAAAGGCAATCAAGAATCAGTTTCTATAGCGCAATGGGAGCAACTCTCCGAGCGCATCCCTTATATAATGGATATGGCACCTTATAGTACTGCATACCAGTCCCTAAGTTATCAAGGGAAATCAATGCAAGGAGCAGTAATTGGGGCCAATGAGCATTTGGCTAAAATTGTTAACATCAAGCTGGCTGCAGGTCACTTTGTTTCTTTCGTTGATTCTTATGAACACTACTGCGTTATTGGGGGGAATTTAGCGCGACAAATAAGAGAAATTAGTTTTGATGAGCCCATAGGCAAGCAATTAAGAATAGGACAATCTTTATATACTATCATCGGAATAGCTGAGCCCTGGAAAGAAAATGGTTTTTTTAATGAAGACATCAATCAGGCGGTCATTGTGCCCTTGGTCGGTATTAATCTAATCAGCAAAGATGCCAAAGTGAATAATGTGATTTTGAAATTAAGGCCCGATAGTCCTATTGATGAGGTTATTGAAGAAATAAAACAAATTATTAGTTCTGCAGCACCTAAATTAAATGTGTTTACCCGTAGTCCCAAACAAATCATTGCCAGCATGGAAAGCCAAGGGCAGATTTTTACCTTATTGCTTGCTGTAATCGGCGGTATCTCGCTTTTAGTTGGCGGTATTGGCGTGATGAATGTAATGTTGGTTTCAGTCAGTGAACGTAAAAAAGAGATTGGTATCCGTAAAGCTGTTGGTGCTAAAAATAGCGAGATTCAAGCGCTATTCTTAGTTGAGTCTGTCATGCTTTCTCTAGTGGGAGGCGTACTGGGTGTTTTGTTAGGTTTAATTGTTACTCGTATTTTAGCCTATTTCAGTGGCTGGAATTTTTCGATCTATTTTCTTCCTCCTGTAGCAGGCTTTTTGGTATCTGCTGCAACAGGGATTTTCTTTGGTTTTTATCCGGCACGTCGCGCGGCAAAACTGGCTCCAGTAATTTCTTTGCGCAGTGATTGA
- a CDS encoding cytochrome b6: MLKKFLEISVLTASLCSLGYADTPPTSSTDSLPSSYMPVDIHESFQSILQRMTSAKQGVDDRQQELLKQRYDLSNTPSQTVKMSNGKPVQEGVRVKLPESVTWEQLAKMSPEEIKAKGLFPQGFLPLPHPNHPEGGMLFPKFVIDEIKKQEDRDLTRFDLDFDIPDHFLPPYPAPIYLTTRPDLGDVSKGKVVTIENYYELFNGLLNPKQLEGLRLLVTPFMQQQFNQTEDRRTVKPSRGVACFDCHANGHTNKATHLVGDIRPQEFRHRINTPTLRGVNIQRLFGSQRALKTVEDFTEFEQRAAYFDGDPVIATKKGVNILERGSQVHFMAEFQEILDFPPAPKLNWEGKLDPAKATPAELRGQELFFGKAKCSSCHTPPYYTDNTMHNLQTEKFYQPQTINGMRAVGDGPIKTFPLRGIKDSPPYLHDGRLLTLADTVEFFNLVLQLQLTKDEKTDLVTFMEAL; the protein is encoded by the coding sequence ATGTTAAAAAAATTTTTAGAAATAAGTGTGTTAACTGCTAGTCTTTGCTCCTTAGGTTATGCAGATACGCCACCTACTTCTTCAACTGATTCACTTCCTTCAAGTTATATGCCAGTGGATATTCATGAGAGCTTTCAAAGTATTTTGCAGCGCATGACTAGTGCGAAACAAGGAGTGGATGATCGTCAGCAAGAATTATTAAAACAGCGCTATGATTTGAGTAATACCCCCTCTCAAACGGTAAAAATGTCTAATGGAAAACCTGTGCAGGAAGGGGTGCGGGTCAAACTGCCTGAAAGTGTCACCTGGGAGCAGTTGGCAAAAATGAGTCCTGAAGAAATTAAAGCGAAAGGCCTTTTTCCTCAGGGATTCTTGCCTTTGCCTCATCCCAATCATCCAGAAGGTGGAATGTTATTTCCTAAATTTGTTATTGACGAAATTAAAAAACAGGAAGATCGAGATTTAACTCGGTTTGATCTGGATTTTGATATCCCAGATCATTTTTTACCTCCATACCCCGCCCCTATTTATTTAACTACCAGGCCTGATCTGGGTGATGTGTCCAAAGGCAAAGTGGTTACTATTGAAAATTATTACGAGTTATTCAACGGGTTATTAAATCCGAAGCAATTAGAGGGATTACGTTTATTAGTCACACCTTTTATGCAGCAGCAATTTAACCAAACAGAAGATCGACGTACAGTGAAGCCCAGTCGAGGAGTCGCCTGCTTTGATTGCCATGCTAATGGCCATACTAACAAAGCCACCCATTTAGTGGGTGATATTAGACCTCAGGAATTTCGTCATCGCATCAATACACCAACTTTACGTGGAGTCAATATCCAGCGATTATTTGGCTCGCAACGTGCCTTGAAGACAGTAGAAGATTTTACCGAATTTGAACAAAGAGCTGCTTATTTTGATGGTGATCCTGTTATTGCAACCAAAAAAGGAGTCAATATTCTTGAACGTGGCAGCCAGGTTCATTTCATGGCGGAATTCCAGGAAATCTTGGATTTTCCTCCCGCCCCTAAATTAAATTGGGAAGGGAAGCTGGATCCGGCTAAAGCGACACCAGCAGAATTACGCGGCCAGGAACTCTTTTTTGGTAAGGCAAAATGCTCCAGTTGCCATACACCGCCTTATTATACTGACAATACCATGCATAATTTACAAACAGAGAAATTTTATCAACCACAAACAATTAATGGTATGAGAGCCGTTGGTGATGGGCCTATAAAAACATTCCCTTTGAGAGGAATTAAAGATTCTCCTCCTTATTTACATGATGGACGTTTGCTCACTTTAGCGGATACCGTAGAGTTTTTTAATTTGGTTTTACAATTACAATTAACAAAAGATGAGAAAACTGATTTAGTTACTTTTATGGAAGCGCTTTAA
- a CDS encoding GNAT family N-acetyltransferase gives MEFTFRIATKKDKEKIAFLVEKLAEYERKKSGTMSLTLDKIEAHGFGKTRYFYILLAEYKKEPAGYALYFFSYSAPEAAPVLYVEDLFVNEKFQNHGLGTSLLSYLARLAIEKHCCRMEGHAFTWNKNPFNFMSF, from the coding sequence ATGGAATTTACTTTTCGAATTGCTACAAAAAAAGATAAAGAAAAAATTGCTTTCCTAGTCGAAAAACTGGCGGAATATGAACGAAAAAAATCTGGAACAATGAGTTTAACTCTAGATAAAATCGAAGCGCATGGCTTTGGCAAAACCAGATATTTTTATATCTTGCTCGCTGAATATAAGAAAGAACCTGCAGGTTATGCCTTATATTTTTTCTCTTATTCTGCTCCAGAAGCGGCACCTGTTCTTTATGTAGAAGATTTATTTGTAAATGAAAAATTTCAAAATCATGGTTTGGGCACTTCTTTATTGTCCTATCTTGCTCGCTTAGCGATCGAGAAACATTGTTGTCGCATGGAAGGGCATGCATTTACTTGGAATAAAAATCCATTCAATTTTATGAGTTTTTAG
- a CDS encoding LysR family transcriptional regulator: MLPSASDLIYFYEVAKESNFSRAAKKLHISQPSLSFSIKRLEQLLNTNLFIRHTQGVTLTRAGNKLFENFENLLTQWNSLTTTIKETNQHIKGKVTIGCYSTLCSYMSKMSSDLLLQYPELEIHFKHGLSADIMQHLIEGNVDLGIMTDPYPHAQVVIRKIAETEFAFWSSCKQNKEVDLYSDELLILADLKIPIVHDLLSELQKLRQHRPAPRICNVDQIEALAAMAINNYGAAILPNCYIELHFKDQFKKIENTPTYVKPLCLVYRPDVKQIAAVKVVLKAIDDLLQSNKVKSTAAMS; this comes from the coding sequence ATGTTACCTTCTGCAAGTGATTTAATTTATTTCTACGAAGTTGCTAAAGAATCAAATTTTAGTAGGGCCGCTAAAAAATTACATATAAGCCAACCCTCATTGAGTTTTTCCATAAAAAGACTCGAACAATTACTGAATACGAATTTATTTATTCGTCATACACAAGGCGTTACTTTAACGCGAGCAGGGAATAAATTATTCGAGAATTTTGAGAATTTGTTAACGCAATGGAATTCACTAACTACAACGATTAAAGAAACGAATCAGCACATTAAGGGAAAGGTAACTATAGGTTGTTATTCTACACTTTGCTCTTACATGTCGAAAATGAGCTCTGACTTGTTGTTGCAATATCCAGAGCTTGAAATTCATTTCAAACATGGGCTATCGGCTGACATTATGCAACACCTAATCGAAGGCAATGTCGATCTAGGTATTATGACAGATCCTTATCCGCATGCTCAGGTCGTCATTCGTAAGATTGCCGAGACGGAATTTGCCTTTTGGTCGTCTTGTAAACAAAATAAAGAAGTTGATTTATATTCTGATGAGTTGTTAATTTTAGCAGACTTAAAAATTCCCATAGTGCATGATCTATTGAGCGAATTGCAGAAATTACGCCAACATAGACCAGCTCCGCGTATTTGTAATGTGGATCAAATTGAAGCATTGGCAGCGATGGCAATCAATAATTATGGAGCTGCTATTTTACCGAACTGCTATATTGAGCTTCATTTCAAGGATCAATTTAAAAAAATTGAAAACACACCAACTTATGTTAAGCCTTTATGTTTGGTGTACAGGCCTGATGTGAAGCAAATTGCTGCAGTGAAAGTTGTTTTAAAGGCAATAGACGATTTGCTCCAATCAAATAAGGTAAAATCAACTGCCGCAATGTCTTGA
- a CDS encoding efflux RND transporter periplasmic adaptor subunit, with protein MNRYLNQLKSIVVLGICLFLASCGQHQEQKKTTVVLHEYKVEERPIHKALHFTGTVQPLHESTLSSPIEAVVETMNFHYGQIVKKGDVIVTLNSTELQRQFNDTLTEYLKAKDSYTIAKAKFVGTQDLWDSGLLSKNNYLSEKSNVDTSRVTLMQSTRKLTEMLEKLDENRSQNISSLSLADFDRLKNILASNHNLIHLKAPNDGVLLYPPKAGEDKSVRVSVGASVKSGQVIGLIGDLSGISIEIDVPEIDITQVQAGMNATVRGVAFGKYQLQGKLVAVNAQASNNNGLPFFTAVVEVRKLSAEQQKWIKVGMSASIELSVDNGKQLVIPIAAIKREKGQNIVQVKNETGSIEKRIITTGAAQADSVLIETGLKSGDVVVYE; from the coding sequence ATGAATAGGTATCTCAATCAATTAAAAAGTATAGTCGTCTTAGGGATATGCTTATTTTTGGCTTCATGTGGACAACATCAGGAACAAAAAAAGACAACGGTTGTTTTACATGAATATAAAGTTGAGGAACGTCCTATTCATAAGGCATTACATTTTACTGGAACCGTTCAGCCCTTGCATGAAAGTACTCTAAGTAGTCCAATCGAGGCAGTGGTTGAAACCATGAACTTTCATTATGGGCAAATAGTTAAAAAAGGAGATGTAATTGTTACCTTAAATTCAACGGAATTACAAAGACAATTTAATGATACATTAACCGAGTACTTAAAGGCCAAAGACAGTTATACTATTGCTAAAGCAAAATTTGTGGGAACCCAGGATTTATGGGATTCAGGGCTACTATCCAAAAATAATTATTTGAGTGAAAAATCAAATGTGGATACGAGTCGGGTTACTCTGATGCAATCCACGCGTAAACTGACAGAAATGTTGGAAAAATTAGATGAAAATCGCTCACAAAATATATCTTCTTTAAGTTTAGCGGACTTCGATAGACTAAAAAATATTCTGGCTTCCAACCATAATTTGATTCATTTAAAAGCACCAAATGATGGTGTACTGCTCTATCCTCCTAAAGCAGGAGAAGATAAGAGTGTGCGGGTCTCGGTAGGTGCCTCAGTGAAATCAGGGCAGGTAATTGGATTAATTGGTGATTTGTCGGGAATCAGTATTGAAATTGATGTTCCTGAAATCGATATTACCCAGGTACAGGCAGGTATGAATGCAACAGTCAGAGGGGTTGCTTTTGGTAAATATCAATTACAAGGAAAGTTGGTTGCTGTGAATGCACAAGCGTCTAATAATAATGGGCTTCCATTTTTCACTGCCGTGGTTGAAGTACGAAAATTAAGCGCAGAGCAACAAAAATGGATTAAAGTAGGCATGAGTGCTTCCATAGAATTAAGTGTGGATAATGGGAAGCAGTTAGTGATACCTATTGCTGCGATCAAACGTGAAAAAGGACAAAATATAGTTCAAGTTAAAAATGAAACAGGTTCTATTGAAAAACGTATCATTACAACAGGTGCAGCCCAAGCAGATTCAGTACTTATTGAAACAGGTCTAAAGTCCGGAGATGTGGTGGTTTATGAGTAA
- a CDS encoding bifunctional methionine sulfoxide reductase B/A protein yields the protein MDSYLDKTASLTPLAKRVICEKATEYPHTGAYNALVTQGTYLCRRCGLALFRGSSQFSSGCGWPSFDDNVVHAVKQIPDRDGQRMEILCSRCDAHLGHVFTGEYFTQKNLRHCVNSVSIDFVADSQVLDTEEAILAGGCFWGVDHFLKKISGVLRVEVGYIGGVTLEPSYEQVCQGNTGHYEAVRVIFDRDKTDYHHVLKRFFEIHDPTQKSGQGPDIGQQYQSAVFYYTQEQLDEAELLIQMLQKNGYQVATHLFPVQTFWPAEEYHQDYYAKHHKAPYCHQPVNRFD from the coding sequence ATGGACAGTTATCTTGATAAGACAGCCAGTTTAACTCCTTTAGCGAAAAGAGTCATTTGTGAAAAAGCTACTGAGTATCCTCATACCGGCGCCTATAATGCTCTAGTAACTCAGGGGACTTATTTATGCAGGCGCTGTGGTTTAGCTTTATTTCGCGGATCGAGTCAATTCAGTTCGGGATGTGGTTGGCCAAGTTTTGATGATAATGTTGTCCATGCAGTAAAACAGATCCCTGATCGTGATGGACAGCGTATGGAAATACTTTGCTCACGATGTGATGCTCATTTAGGTCATGTCTTTACCGGGGAATATTTCACTCAAAAAAATTTGCGCCATTGTGTTAATTCAGTTTCTATTGATTTTGTCGCTGATAGTCAGGTCCTAGACACAGAGGAGGCCATTTTAGCTGGTGGATGTTTCTGGGGGGTTGATCATTTTTTGAAAAAAATTTCTGGGGTACTTAGAGTCGAGGTAGGTTATATCGGAGGGGTTACTTTGGAGCCCAGTTATGAACAGGTGTGTCAAGGTAATACTGGGCATTATGAAGCGGTGCGTGTTATTTTTGATAGAGACAAAACAGATTATCATCATGTTTTAAAAAGATTTTTTGAAATTCATGATCCAACGCAAAAATCCGGTCAAGGCCCTGATATAGGGCAACAATATCAAAGTGCCGTTTTTTATTACACCCAAGAACAGTTAGACGAAGCAGAGCTATTAATCCAAATGCTGCAAAAAAATGGATATCAAGTTGCTACGCATCTTTTTCCAGTACAAACATTTTGGCCTGCAGAAGAGTATCATCAAGATTATTATGCGAAACATCATAAAGCACCTTATTGTCATCAGCCAGTAAATCGATTTGATTAG
- a CDS encoding ABC transporter ATP-binding protein, with translation MILTDIVKTYHLEGISSTILKEVSLNVYEGDLLAIVGASGSGKSTLMNIMGLLDKADSGTYLLNNHNVAALTDDQTAELRNQNIGFVFQQFNLLPRFSAKQNVALPLIYRGVHAAEIEERVLAALDCVGMYQYARHRPTQLSGGQQQRVAIARALVTEPQVILADEPTGALDSRTGNDVMNLFLSLHEQGRSIIMITHDEQIAALCQRRITLVDGVVATETV, from the coding sequence ATGATACTCACTGATATTGTAAAAACCTATCATCTTGAGGGAATTAGTTCCACGATTTTAAAAGAAGTATCCCTTAATGTTTATGAAGGCGATCTTCTTGCCATTGTAGGTGCTTCTGGTTCAGGTAAATCCACGTTGATGAATATTATGGGCTTATTAGATAAAGCGGATAGCGGCACTTATTTATTAAACAACCACAATGTGGCCGCCTTAACTGATGATCAAACGGCGGAATTGCGGAATCAAAATATAGGATTTGTTTTTCAACAATTTAATTTGCTACCGCGATTTAGTGCCAAGCAAAATGTCGCTTTGCCTTTAATTTATCGTGGTGTTCATGCAGCTGAAATCGAAGAAAGGGTCCTTGCAGCTCTTGACTGTGTGGGTATGTACCAATATGCGAGGCACCGGCCTACACAATTATCAGGGGGACAGCAGCAACGTGTTGCTATAGCGCGTGCTTTAGTCACGGAGCCCCAAGTAATTTTAGCAGATGAACCCACAGGCGCACTTGATTCACGAACAGGCAATGATGTGATGAATTTGTTTTTATCCCTACATGAGCAAGGCCGGAGTATCATCATGATTACTCATGATGAGCAAATCGCTGCACTTTGCCAGCGAAGGATTACACTTGTGGATGGTGTGGTAGCAACGGAGACAGTGTGA
- a CDS encoding lytic transglycosylase domain-containing protein, which produces MKKWGLAAIVYVLVHHVAFAQQNWNQWVAGVRAEALQQGISPETFDEAFANIHEPSHQIKGLLHSQPEHRLTFIKYRNTRVDSYRIAIGRKEYKRNQAVLDAVAKQYGVNPCFIVSFWGMETSYGTYMGNFPVIKALATLAYDSNRKEFFRKELFIALRILNEGHVDLADFKGEWAGASGQPQFLPSSWVKYAVDYDGDGRKDIWRSKPDVFASIANYMKQNGWQTGEPWAIQVKLPPKFNMAMTGKTIVKPVSEWNAAGVRTEDGQPLPYQNLQASIVQPLGGPTFLAFPNYKMILHYNNSIYYAGAVGYLADKICQGQQRR; this is translated from the coding sequence ATGAAAAAATGGGGACTTGCTGCAATAGTATATGTTCTAGTACACCATGTTGCCTTTGCACAACAAAATTGGAATCAATGGGTTGCTGGAGTTAGAGCAGAAGCCTTACAACAAGGGATTTCACCAGAAACCTTTGATGAAGCATTTGCAAATATCCATGAACCAAGCCATCAAATTAAAGGGCTGTTGCACTCGCAACCGGAACATCGATTAACGTTTATTAAATACCGTAATACACGCGTAGACAGCTATAGAATTGCTATTGGTCGTAAAGAATACAAGCGTAATCAAGCAGTCTTGGATGCAGTAGCTAAGCAATATGGGGTTAACCCATGTTTTATTGTTTCTTTTTGGGGCATGGAAACAAGTTATGGCACTTATATGGGAAATTTCCCTGTAATTAAGGCATTAGCAACCCTGGCTTATGACTCGAATCGCAAAGAGTTTTTCCGTAAAGAGTTATTTATTGCCTTACGAATTCTTAATGAAGGTCATGTGGATTTGGCTGATTTCAAGGGTGAGTGGGCTGGTGCTTCAGGGCAGCCGCAATTCTTACCTTCAAGTTGGGTAAAATATGCTGTTGATTATGATGGTGATGGACGCAAAGATATATGGAGGAGCAAACCCGATGTTTTTGCTTCAATCGCGAATTACATGAAACAAAATGGTTGGCAAACTGGAGAGCCTTGGGCTATCCAAGTCAAGTTACCTCCCAAATTTAATATGGCGATGACCGGTAAAACAATTGTAAAACCTGTAAGTGAATGGAATGCCGCAGGGGTTCGAACAGAAGATGGTCAGCCCTTACCCTACCAAAATTTACAAGCAAGTATTGTTCAACCATTGGGCGGCCCAACATTTTTAGCTTTTCCCAATTACAAGATGATTTTGCACTATAATAATTCTATCTATTATGCTGGAGCTGTAGGATATCTAGCAGATAAAATTTGCCAGGGACAACAAAGAAGGTAA
- a CDS encoding NAD(P)-binding protein, whose protein sequence is MKILNKVDTIIIGAGPSGLSAANVLKKHEKSVFILEKEAQAGGKCHTFTDPLDKNNKTEWGAALIAPNYGKVIDKMQEKRLAWEQVLPSDLSTVPFDKNLSQMSLLEKGFWGVKFANEILVFAQHAKRYQQLRDKHLDLPEDYKIAFRDFAKKFNLEKINEFSYLFVPAFGYGLMEECPAYAVLEYYGTMTLPDLIIPKLFGMQGLRGVKNGFQELMEATAADFNISYNSSIQSIIRNDKGITVIFESDDGLQSISANSLVLAISPLHWPSLGMKLTETEQKCVDNLSWYQYPVAVVKLHGYPANHYYEYEGLTAAGLEHLALITTRDNRDNPQDGRLCTAYINLKLSQQNTRTDFVFTPEKIKQLKAELMKVPGVTDVDILETKVWKDYMSTLPWELRLELDKNQMHAQTLYVGPYTLGGFEDVACVWEQSHKATKEYLLHKQPKPSSLRKEVNRNLFFLPQSIKSPMMDGI, encoded by the coding sequence ATGAAAATATTAAACAAGGTAGACACAATTATCATAGGCGCAGGTCCCTCCGGTTTATCCGCTGCTAATGTTTTAAAAAAGCATGAAAAATCAGTATTTATTCTGGAAAAAGAAGCTCAAGCCGGAGGTAAGTGCCATACTTTTACCGATCCCTTAGATAAAAACAATAAAACCGAATGGGGCGCTGCTTTAATCGCACCAAATTATGGTAAGGTCATTGATAAGATGCAAGAAAAACGATTAGCTTGGGAGCAAGTATTACCCTCGGATCTAAGTACTGTCCCTTTTGATAAAAATTTAAGCCAAATGAGTCTTCTAGAGAAAGGATTTTGGGGGGTAAAATTTGCTAATGAAATCTTGGTTTTTGCCCAACATGCGAAAAGATACCAGCAACTAAGAGACAAACATCTGGACCTCCCTGAAGATTATAAAATTGCTTTCAGAGACTTTGCCAAAAAATTTAATCTGGAAAAAATAAATGAATTTTCTTATCTCTTTGTTCCTGCTTTTGGCTATGGTCTTATGGAGGAATGCCCGGCCTACGCAGTTCTTGAATACTACGGCACTATGACACTACCTGATCTGATCATTCCCAAACTCTTTGGGATGCAAGGCCTACGCGGCGTTAAAAATGGCTTCCAAGAGTTAATGGAAGCCACAGCTGCTGATTTTAATATTAGCTATAACTCGAGCATCCAATCGATTATAAGAAATGATAAAGGCATTACTGTTATTTTTGAATCAGATGATGGACTGCAAAGCATCAGTGCAAACTCCTTAGTTCTTGCAATTTCACCTTTGCATTGGCCCTCATTAGGAATGAAACTGACAGAAACAGAGCAAAAATGTGTCGATAATCTTAGTTGGTATCAATATCCTGTCGCCGTGGTGAAATTGCATGGCTATCCAGCGAATCACTATTATGAATACGAAGGTCTTACTGCAGCTGGATTAGAACATTTGGCATTAATCACTACGAGAGACAATCGTGACAATCCGCAAGATGGACGCTTGTGCACTGCATATATTAATTTAAAACTTAGTCAACAAAATACTAGGACAGACTTTGTTTTTACCCCAGAAAAAATCAAGCAATTAAAGGCAGAACTCATGAAAGTACCCGGGGTTACGGATGTAGATATTTTGGAAACTAAAGTTTGGAAAGATTATATGTCCACTCTGCCTTGGGAGCTTCGTCTGGAATTGGATAAAAACCAAATGCATGCCCAAACACTTTATGTCGGTCCTTACACCCTTGGTGGTTTTGAAGATGTGGCTTGTGTTTGGGAGCAGTCTCATAAAGCAACCAAAGAATACCTCTTACACAAACAACCAAAACCTTCTTCTCTCAGAAAAGAAGTGAATAGGAATCTTTTCTTTTTACCTCAGAGTATCAAAAGCCCTATGATGGACGGGATATAA